The proteins below come from a single Salinivibrio kushneri genomic window:
- a CDS encoding 6-phospho-alpha-glucosidase, translating to MMKPQKLTIVGGGSTYTLGMINSLIAEKEAFPLSKITFYDIDEQRQASNAKATEILLREAYPEVEEFVYTTDKETAFSDADFFFIQIRTGGLAMRERDEQVPLFHGCVGQETCGAGGMAYGLRSIGDMITLVNDIRHFAPDAWILNYTNPAAIVAEALQREFPHDNRILNICDMPAAIMVSYAQLLGCEIWDLVPEYFGLNHFGWFTKVRNREGVDLTDEIKRIILEEGISAVDPEIADDPSWQATFKNMQTMLKDNPQYLPNTYLQYYLYPEKMVEKEDIANTRARQVINGREKRVFSLNDRIIAAGTTANEHLHADIHGRYMVRVAASLAYNRGETYLVIVPNDGAIPNIQNDAMVEVPAALTNDGPKRFAVGTIPTFQKALIEGQLGYEKLVVDAWFSGDRQTLVNALTLNRTVVDVPKAQQIVDELLRVNADYLPQFH from the coding sequence ATGATGAAACCACAAAAGCTTACTATCGTCGGAGGTGGAAGCACCTATACACTGGGGATGATCAATAGCTTGATTGCTGAAAAAGAAGCTTTTCCGCTCAGCAAGATCACCTTCTATGATATTGATGAACAAAGACAAGCCTCAAACGCCAAAGCGACGGAGATCTTGCTGCGCGAGGCTTATCCTGAGGTCGAAGAGTTCGTTTATACCACGGATAAAGAAACGGCATTCTCAGATGCCGATTTCTTCTTTATTCAGATCCGCACGGGTGGCCTTGCCATGCGGGAGCGTGATGAGCAGGTACCACTGTTTCACGGTTGTGTGGGGCAAGAAACGTGCGGCGCGGGCGGTATGGCGTATGGACTACGCTCGATAGGTGACATGATTACTCTCGTGAATGACATCCGTCACTTTGCCCCAGATGCCTGGATTTTAAACTATACCAACCCAGCAGCCATTGTGGCTGAAGCCTTACAGCGCGAATTTCCTCATGACAACCGCATTCTAAACATCTGCGATATGCCTGCCGCCATTATGGTGAGTTATGCCCAATTACTCGGTTGCGAGATCTGGGATTTGGTGCCGGAATACTTTGGACTGAACCACTTTGGGTGGTTTACCAAGGTACGAAACCGAGAAGGGGTCGACCTGACCGATGAGATTAAACGCATCATTTTGGAAGAGGGGATCAGTGCTGTTGATCCAGAAATTGCCGATGACCCTTCATGGCAGGCAACGTTCAAAAACATGCAAACCATGCTAAAAGACAATCCGCAGTACTTGCCCAATACATACCTGCAATACTACTTATATCCGGAAAAAATGGTGGAAAAGGAAGATATTGCCAACACGCGTGCGCGCCAAGTAATTAATGGGCGAGAAAAGCGGGTGTTTAGCTTGAATGATCGCATCATTGCTGCGGGCACCACCGCTAATGAGCACCTTCACGCTGACATCCATGGGCGCTATATGGTGCGTGTAGCAGCCTCCTTGGCCTATAACCGTGGCGAGACGTATCTGGTTATCGTACCGAATGATGGCGCGATCCCAAATATTCAGAATGATGCCATGGTGGAAGTTCCGGCAGCGTTAACCAATGACGGCCCGAAACGCTTTGCGGTTGGAACCATCCCTACGTTCCAAAAAGCGCTGATCGAAGGCCAACTCGGCTACGAAAAACTGGTCGTTGATGCATGGTTTAGCGGGGATCGACAAACACTGGTCAACGCGCTCACGCTCAATCGAACCGTCGTGGATGTGCCAAAAGCGCAACAAATCGTTGATGAGCTTTTACGCGTTAATGCGGACTATCTACCTCAATTTCATTAA
- a CDS encoding sigma-54-dependent transcriptional regulator, with the protein MGFDSGNDKTLSSLVVVGGTYEPWLATLEQAGWHCHRCYDLRAAQSLLQDIGPCIGIVDLSHDDFSLNGVASLVNRNKQVRWLALVRENQLNNEAICQFIVSFCIDYFTSPVPNSQLMSTIGHQLGMLRLERQVWPQLGDHSDMGLEGASPAMKKLRDQVRRVAPTDVSVLIAGESGTGKELVAQAVHHASTRAKARFESIKCSALADEQMQQALLGDEHSRGKIRQCHKGTLFFDEIGDLPLHLQGHLLHLLQEGTLDISHDKYEHDLDVRVIASTHMDLEKRVAEGLFREDLYYRLNVLRINMPSLKDRQPDVPDLAEYFLLKFARQYNTQARTFSDEAKRVLSSYSWPGNVRELINQVKRAVLLADHLVIEAEHLDLPRQGDYKQSLRKIREESERDALIAVLEENKGQVSAAAKELGVSRATMYRLLNKHNLIPSPRTFRQ; encoded by the coding sequence ATGGGATTCGATTCGGGGAATGACAAAACCTTGAGCTCACTCGTCGTTGTCGGCGGGACTTATGAGCCTTGGTTAGCGACCCTTGAGCAAGCTGGTTGGCATTGTCATCGCTGTTATGATTTGCGAGCAGCGCAGTCACTGCTACAAGATATCGGCCCTTGTATAGGTATTGTCGATTTAAGTCATGATGATTTCAGTCTTAACGGTGTGGCGTCACTTGTTAATCGTAACAAACAGGTGCGCTGGTTAGCCTTAGTGCGAGAAAACCAACTCAATAACGAAGCTATCTGCCAGTTTATTGTCAGCTTTTGTATTGATTACTTCACCTCGCCAGTCCCGAATTCGCAGTTGATGAGCACCATTGGCCACCAATTGGGTATGTTGCGCCTTGAGCGACAAGTATGGCCGCAACTCGGCGATCATAGCGATATGGGGTTGGAAGGCGCCAGTCCCGCGATGAAAAAGTTGCGGGACCAGGTCAGGCGTGTCGCGCCCACCGATGTATCTGTGTTGATAGCCGGCGAGAGTGGGACAGGCAAGGAGTTGGTGGCGCAAGCGGTTCATCATGCCTCAACCCGTGCGAAAGCGCGATTTGAATCGATTAAATGCTCAGCGCTTGCTGATGAACAAATGCAGCAGGCGTTATTGGGAGACGAGCATTCGCGTGGCAAAATTCGTCAATGCCACAAAGGCACCCTCTTTTTTGATGAGATTGGTGATCTGCCGCTGCATCTACAAGGGCACTTATTGCACTTATTGCAAGAGGGCACTTTGGACATCAGTCATGATAAATACGAACACGACCTGGATGTGCGGGTGATTGCCTCGACCCATATGGATTTGGAAAAACGCGTGGCTGAGGGGCTTTTTCGTGAAGATCTGTATTACCGGTTAAACGTGCTGCGCATTAATATGCCTTCATTAAAAGACCGTCAGCCTGATGTGCCTGATTTGGCAGAATACTTTTTGCTTAAGTTTGCACGTCAATACAACACGCAAGCGAGAACCTTTTCCGATGAGGCCAAGCGTGTGTTGAGCAGTTACTCGTGGCCGGGTAATGTGCGCGAGCTCATTAATCAGGTGAAACGTGCAGTATTGTTGGCCGATCATCTGGTGATTGAAGCGGAACACTTAGATCTTCCGCGCCAAGGCGATTACAAACAAAGTTTACGTAAAATCCGTGAAGAGTCTGAGCGAGACGCCCTGATCGCCGTCCTTGAAGAAAACAAGGGACAAGTATCGGCCGCGGCCAAAGAGCTCGGAGTGTCACGTGCGACCATGTATCGGCTATTGAACAAACACAACTTGATCCCCTCGCCACGTACCTTCCGTCAGTAA
- a CDS encoding LuxR C-terminal-related transcriptional regulator — MSEIEEELLLAFKLSRVITYDVLDRCAFPYRDTVKKKLSNEKENIRENGHEYCYLGRELSGLDWQTILSIIDNDDRVFRFVSVLPKEGVNRLYENLLKHESNVNHYVSVILQVMIDLNLSETPLFLVNKLMRQGFNLERRVLVKAIKIYLVFGKFEQAKLCYNVFFGNDSPDSSSYGEIVLYHIVRRLEHGETLSVDLFFEKYQLGKIDIDDEEAVDLLTSTAQELFLLSRFDDCQHLLKNLLPLCQRRKRWISLYYGYFLNILCAAMSDSHETALGRYELYTLLPYRTHKMEYMTTVAIIISSLWAGKGLHTIDKYITRFKRDYLSSADNCFYQIYSLYCNMLIEVSRERFSFKSFVAFERKLISVYEYNQVSEAWNTPDFYSLYELARCRDERVRLPCIVKASFVEHFYQEQIRNYLRNRPCDFKPPILFVCLKRSMQAIDLQKEGTSCHALSKKEREIVELLKLGYSYKDLASALNISINTVKSHANNIYKKLGVKGRYDLL; from the coding sequence ATGTCTGAAATTGAAGAAGAGCTGTTACTAGCCTTTAAGTTGAGTAGGGTTATTACTTACGATGTTTTAGATCGTTGCGCTTTCCCTTATAGGGATACTGTCAAAAAGAAATTATCTAATGAAAAGGAGAATATTAGAGAAAATGGACATGAGTATTGTTATTTAGGGAGAGAGCTCTCGGGTCTTGACTGGCAAACAATTCTATCGATCATCGATAATGATGATAGAGTCTTCAGGTTTGTAAGTGTGTTACCTAAAGAAGGAGTAAATCGATTATATGAAAACTTGCTGAAGCATGAGAGTAATGTGAATCATTACGTGAGTGTGATCTTACAGGTCATGATTGATCTTAATTTAAGTGAAACGCCACTGTTCTTAGTGAACAAGCTGATGCGGCAAGGGTTCAATCTAGAAAGGAGAGTGCTCGTCAAAGCGATTAAAATATATCTTGTGTTTGGGAAGTTTGAACAAGCTAAACTATGTTATAACGTTTTTTTTGGTAATGACAGCCCAGACTCCAGTAGCTATGGTGAAATAGTCTTGTATCATATCGTGCGTCGGCTAGAGCACGGTGAAACACTCAGTGTTGATTTGTTTTTTGAAAAGTATCAGCTTGGTAAAATTGACATTGATGACGAAGAAGCCGTTGACTTACTTACATCAACTGCTCAAGAACTATTTCTTCTGAGCCGATTTGATGATTGCCAACATCTGCTTAAAAACCTCCTTCCCTTATGCCAAAGGCGAAAGCGTTGGATTAGCCTGTATTATGGTTATTTCCTCAATATTCTTTGCGCGGCAATGAGTGATAGTCACGAGACCGCATTGGGCCGGTATGAATTATACACCCTACTACCTTACCGAACACATAAAATGGAGTACATGACAACGGTAGCTATTATCATTTCATCACTGTGGGCAGGGAAAGGTTTACACACCATAGATAAATATATAACTCGCTTTAAGCGTGATTATTTATCATCTGCTGATAACTGTTTCTATCAGATATACTCTTTGTACTGTAATATGCTAATCGAGGTATCAAGAGAGCGGTTCTCCTTTAAGAGCTTTGTTGCGTTTGAGAGAAAACTCATCTCGGTCTACGAGTATAACCAGGTATCAGAAGCTTGGAATACCCCCGATTTCTACTCGCTGTATGAGTTAGCTCGATGTCGAGACGAACGTGTCAGGCTACCGTGCATTGTAAAAGCGTCTTTTGTTGAGCATTTTTATCAAGAGCAAATTAGAAATTACTTGAGAAATAGACCTTGTGACTTCAAGCCGCCCATTCTTTTTGTCTGTTTGAAGCGAAGTATGCAAGCCATAGATTTACAAAAAGAGGGTACAAGCTGTCATGCTTTATCTAAAAAGGAGAGAGAAATCGTGGAGCTGCTTAAGCTGGGTTACTCTTACAAAGATCTTGCTAGTGCACTAAATATATCCATCAACACGGTTAAGTCCCATGCGAATAATATATATAAAAAACTTGGTGTTAAGGGGCGTTATGACTTGTTATGA
- a CDS encoding PACE efflux transporter: MRTKADRWRHAIGFELTGLILVVLGLNWILGAGIGHLGIMGAIFSVLATLWNYVYNIGFDKAMLAWRGSVLKTLPLRLLHAVIFEAGLLVATIPFIMWWLSMSFWQALSMDIGLVVFYLVYAFVYNWLYDYLFPIPNAQSQQG, from the coding sequence ATGCGAACAAAAGCAGATAGATGGCGCCATGCTATCGGTTTTGAATTAACGGGCTTGATCTTGGTGGTGTTAGGGCTCAACTGGATCCTTGGAGCGGGGATCGGTCATCTTGGGATCATGGGCGCGATTTTTTCTGTGCTCGCCACCCTTTGGAATTATGTCTACAACATTGGCTTTGATAAAGCGATGTTGGCTTGGCGGGGCTCAGTGCTCAAAACCTTACCGCTGCGTCTGCTGCATGCGGTGATCTTTGAAGCCGGTCTGCTGGTCGCAACCATCCCCTTTATCATGTGGTGGCTGTCGATGAGCTTTTGGCAAGCACTCAGTATGGATATCGGGCTCGTGGTATTTTATCTGGTATATGCGTTTGTTTATAACTGGCTGTACGACTATCTGTTTCCGATCCCAAATGCGCAATCCCAGCAGGGCTGA
- a CDS encoding GntR family transcriptional regulator has product MLKPRYMQIADLLTEQIKDGTLTPGAMMPTEAALQATYDVSRVTIRKAMKVLVDNDLLYRVRGSGSYVKAPKAQHNAFQLMGFIEEVSAQGKTPSSKVIAFETSPCSHTIASKLNVEEGTLIYEVQRLRLIDGEPEILECTYLPVAMFTDLSIEVMQTSKYDYIERHKGMQIAKSRQCVWPDSTSTSLAALLNTSENSPILRVESVSELIDGTPFEYTVNYFRLYQYSFEFIAHRQSPQ; this is encoded by the coding sequence ATGTTGAAACCTCGCTACATGCAAATAGCCGATTTACTCACTGAGCAGATTAAAGATGGCACCTTGACACCAGGCGCGATGATGCCGACTGAGGCCGCGTTACAGGCCACCTATGACGTCAGCCGAGTCACCATACGTAAGGCGATGAAGGTGTTGGTTGATAACGATTTGCTCTACCGCGTCAGAGGTAGTGGCAGTTATGTAAAAGCCCCTAAAGCACAACACAATGCTTTTCAACTGATGGGATTTATCGAAGAAGTCTCAGCGCAAGGCAAAACGCCCAGCTCAAAAGTGATCGCATTTGAAACGTCACCTTGCAGCCACACCATTGCCAGCAAGTTAAACGTGGAGGAAGGGACGTTGATTTATGAAGTCCAACGTCTTCGTTTGATTGATGGCGAGCCAGAAATCCTTGAGTGCACCTACCTGCCGGTGGCCATGTTCACCGATCTCAGTATCGAAGTGATGCAAACATCAAAATACGATTATATCGAGCGACATAAGGGAATGCAGATCGCGAAAAGTCGCCAGTGTGTCTGGCCGGATAGCACATCAACCTCACTCGCCGCGCTCCTCAACACCAGTGAAAATTCGCCCATATTGCGGGTCGAATCAGTCAGTGAGCTTATAGACGGGACACCGTTTGAATATACAGTGAACTACTTTCGCTTATACCAGTACAGCTTTGAATTCATCGCTCACCGCCAGTCACCACAATGA
- a CDS encoding alpha-glucoside-specific PTS transporter subunit IIBC codes for MKDMIQRFGAAMFVPVLLFPAAGMLLGLSVMLLNQDLFPWAVEGSAWVKVSTILLQASLAVFKNMALVFAVGLPIALAKSASGRAVLATLVSYITFNYVIGGILQFWGPELGVNYVEGERGLTDVGGILTLDTNLLGAIVIASLSVWVHNRFFDKKLPNWAAVFGGTPLVVIVSFPIMVLMAIITCFTWPSIQHGINNLQTFLVGAGSFGVWMFTFLERIMIPTGLHHFVYGPVFYGPVAVDGGTVAHWIQNIQNFASNPAPLTEQFPQGGLMLTGMGKVFGCTGIAMALYATAKPENKKMVLGLVLGAALTAILTGITEPIEFTFLFIAPALFALHAVLAATMATIAYWFGVSGNFQTGLIDFIFQNWLPLGSLHGTTYIAQVLIGLSFTAIYFVVFRALILKFDIPTPGRGSAEAKLYTKADYKGAQQSDSSSGVIDGGQASAFIEGLGGKDNIALLTNCATRLRIKVHEPEKVAETQYFQEHGAVNMVRNGDSFQIIVGLTVPQVREEMTQLTRA; via the coding sequence ATGAAAGATATGATCCAGCGCTTTGGCGCAGCAATGTTTGTCCCTGTACTCCTCTTTCCTGCAGCCGGTATGTTATTAGGCTTATCGGTGATGCTGCTTAACCAAGATCTCTTTCCTTGGGCAGTGGAAGGCAGTGCATGGGTAAAAGTGTCAACGATCCTTCTCCAAGCGTCGTTGGCGGTGTTTAAAAATATGGCCTTAGTGTTTGCAGTAGGGTTACCGATAGCACTGGCAAAATCTGCATCCGGGCGCGCAGTGCTTGCCACACTGGTGTCATACATCACCTTTAATTATGTGATTGGTGGCATTTTACAGTTTTGGGGGCCTGAGCTTGGGGTGAACTATGTGGAGGGTGAGCGTGGGCTTACTGATGTGGGCGGTATACTTACTTTGGATACTAACCTATTGGGCGCCATCGTAATTGCTAGCCTCTCCGTTTGGGTTCATAACCGTTTCTTCGACAAAAAACTGCCAAACTGGGCGGCAGTGTTTGGTGGCACACCCTTGGTGGTCATTGTGAGCTTCCCAATCATGGTACTCATGGCGATCATCACCTGTTTTACTTGGCCAAGTATTCAGCACGGCATTAATAATCTACAAACCTTTTTAGTCGGTGCGGGGTCATTCGGGGTGTGGATGTTCACCTTCCTTGAGCGGATTATGATCCCAACGGGCCTGCATCACTTTGTCTATGGCCCCGTATTCTATGGACCTGTAGCGGTGGATGGCGGCACAGTGGCCCATTGGATTCAAAATATTCAAAACTTTGCCAGCAATCCTGCGCCTTTAACCGAGCAATTCCCACAAGGTGGCTTAATGTTGACTGGGATGGGGAAAGTCTTTGGTTGTACGGGTATTGCCATGGCACTTTACGCAACCGCGAAGCCAGAAAACAAGAAAATGGTGCTCGGCTTGGTGCTTGGTGCGGCATTGACGGCCATTCTTACTGGGATCACCGAGCCGATTGAATTTACCTTCCTGTTTATCGCGCCGGCGTTGTTTGCACTCCACGCGGTACTGGCGGCCACCATGGCAACCATCGCCTATTGGTTTGGTGTCTCAGGTAACTTTCAAACTGGACTTATCGACTTTATTTTTCAAAATTGGCTACCGCTAGGCAGCTTGCATGGCACCACATATATTGCACAAGTGCTTATTGGTCTGAGTTTTACCGCCATCTACTTTGTAGTATTCCGCGCGTTGATTTTGAAGTTTGATATTCCCACCCCTGGTCGGGGTAGCGCTGAGGCGAAGCTCTATACCAAAGCCGACTATAAGGGCGCGCAACAGAGTGATTCATCAAGCGGTGTGATTGACGGCGGACAAGCGAGCGCATTTATTGAAGGGTTAGGTGGCAAAGATAACATAGCCCTGCTCACCAATTGCGCCACACGGTTACGTATCAAGGTACATGAGCCAGAAAAAGTAGCGGAAACGCAATATTTTCAAGAGCATGGTGCAGTAAACATGGTACGTAATGGTGATAGCTTTCAAATTATTGTTGGCTTAACCGTACCGCAGGTTCGCGAAGAAATGACGCAACTAACGAGAGCCTAG